In Mycobacterium gallinarum, a single window of DNA contains:
- a CDS encoding AraC family transcriptional regulator: MTGSATSDRDLSEAAKPRRDPSRRPALNLSHRPARRVIELRRGGRALGGSYLYEGDGLITGWHSHEVHQIEYALHGVVEVETDSAHYLLPPQQAAWIPAGLEHQAVMNPDVKTVAVMFDPALVAAPGDRARILAVSPLIREMMIYALRWQIDRADGDAQSDAFFRTLADLVAEALDHEAPLSLPTSEHPIVAAAMSYTKAHLASVSADEVSRAVSVSERTLRRLFQDKLGLSWRTYLLHARMLRAMALLAAPGQSVQETASAVGFDSLSSFTRAFAQFSGETPSGYRKRVADE; encoded by the coding sequence ATGACCGGCTCTGCGACTTCGGACAGAGATTTGTCCGAAGCGGCCAAACCCCGGCGGGATCCTTCCCGCCGGCCCGCGCTAAATCTTTCACACCGCCCCGCCCGACGCGTCATTGAACTCCGCCGGGGTGGTCGGGCACTCGGCGGCAGCTACCTGTACGAGGGCGACGGGCTGATCACCGGATGGCACAGCCACGAGGTGCACCAGATCGAGTACGCGCTGCACGGCGTCGTCGAGGTCGAGACCGATTCGGCGCACTACCTTCTTCCCCCTCAGCAGGCGGCGTGGATACCCGCGGGACTCGAGCATCAGGCCGTCATGAATCCGGACGTGAAGACCGTTGCGGTGATGTTCGATCCCGCGCTGGTGGCGGCCCCCGGCGATCGCGCACGCATTCTCGCGGTGTCGCCGTTGATCCGGGAGATGATGATCTACGCGCTGCGGTGGCAGATCGACCGTGCCGACGGCGACGCCCAATCAGACGCGTTCTTCCGCACCCTGGCCGATCTGGTCGCCGAAGCCCTCGACCATGAGGCCCCTCTGAGCCTGCCGACGTCCGAGCACCCGATTGTCGCCGCGGCGATGTCCTACACGAAGGCGCACCTTGCTTCAGTGAGCGCTGACGAGGTGAGCCGCGCGGTGTCTGTCTCCGAACGTACGTTGCGGCGACTGTTCCAGGACAAGCTCGGGTTGTCATGGCGCACGTATCTCTTGCACGCGCGGATGTTGCGCGCGATGGCGCTGCTGGCCGCGCCGGGGCAGTCGGTCCAGGAGACCGCGTCGGCCGTCGGCTTCGACAGTCTCAGCTCATTCACGCGTGCCTTTGCGCAGTTCAGCGGAGAAACACCAAGCGGATATCGCAAAAGGGTTGCAGACGAATAG
- a CDS encoding TetR/AcrR family transcriptional regulator, translated as MTAVTERDHVGGDELKKLERIRQAALKSFATKGAAGTSLRSVAADAGVSLGLVQHHFETKAGLIKAVDDYVMGVVIAVVAQPVTAPHAKDSIADMGSRVTTLLLEHPDVVDYFGRALIDGSQLGITIWDTLSAFGMARWTARKESGEARDDIDVTWAALNSLVLALGTLIVRGHIERQIPDAFKSPEQVDRWQKSVNALLREGLFPHPRDDE; from the coding sequence ATGACTGCGGTGACAGAGCGCGACCACGTCGGTGGCGACGAACTAAAGAAACTCGAGCGGATCCGCCAGGCGGCATTGAAGAGTTTCGCGACGAAGGGCGCTGCGGGGACGTCGCTGCGTTCGGTCGCCGCGGACGCCGGTGTCTCCCTCGGATTGGTTCAGCATCACTTCGAAACGAAGGCCGGTCTCATCAAGGCCGTCGACGACTATGTGATGGGCGTTGTGATCGCCGTAGTCGCCCAACCGGTGACTGCGCCGCACGCAAAGGACTCGATCGCCGACATGGGCAGCCGGGTCACCACACTTCTGCTCGAGCATCCCGACGTCGTGGACTACTTCGGTCGCGCGCTCATCGACGGCAGCCAGCTGGGCATCACGATCTGGGACACGCTCTCCGCCTTCGGTATGGCGCGCTGGACCGCGCGCAAGGAGAGCGGCGAAGCTCGCGACGACATCGACGTCACCTGGGCGGCGTTGAACTCGCTCGTCCTGGCGCTCGGCACCCTCATCGTGCGAGGGCACATCGAGCGGCAGATTCCGGACGCGTTCAAATCGCCCGAGCAGGTCGACAGGTGGCAGAAATCGGTGAACGCCCTGCTGCGTGAGGGTCTCTTTCCGCATCCACGCGACGACGAGTGA
- a CDS encoding WhiB family transcriptional regulator, which produces MAPCTQDPDRWTTTADEGAKALCRACPLRWRCAREACSTPGAEGVWAGILIPEAGRARRFALKQLRSLAEQNGYPVRKTG; this is translated from the coding sequence ATGGCACCCTGTACGCAAGATCCGGATCGATGGACGACGACCGCCGACGAGGGCGCCAAGGCGCTGTGCCGCGCCTGCCCCCTCCGGTGGCGATGCGCTCGGGAAGCATGTTCGACGCCGGGCGCCGAGGGAGTGTGGGCCGGCATCCTGATCCCCGAGGCGGGCCGCGCCCGCCGCTTCGCGCTCAAGCAGCTGCGGTCGCTGGCGGAGCAGAATGGATACCCGGTACGAAAGACGGGTTAG
- a CDS encoding SRPBCC family protein, whose product MTRWHALEPADADFLTSAPHIFRYQKRFAASPEKVWESLVSDESLAAWGPMIKDVTWTSPRPFGVGTTRDVTAPGGSVMRERFFQWEDGHSKSFYVYECAVPLFKRFAEHYLVEPAGSETLFTWTLAVEPKPAFALPVKVLAPVLKAGFGRIPAGGQKYFATHA is encoded by the coding sequence ATGACCCGCTGGCACGCGCTCGAACCCGCCGACGCCGATTTCCTGACCTCGGCACCGCACATCTTCCGCTACCAGAAGCGGTTTGCCGCCTCACCTGAAAAGGTCTGGGAGTCACTGGTTTCCGACGAGTCACTGGCCGCCTGGGGGCCGATGATCAAAGACGTCACGTGGACGTCGCCACGGCCTTTCGGAGTCGGCACCACGCGCGACGTCACCGCCCCCGGCGGATCGGTGATGCGCGAGCGCTTCTTCCAATGGGAGGACGGGCACAGCAAGTCGTTCTACGTCTACGAGTGCGCCGTGCCCCTGTTCAAGCGCTTCGCCGAGCACTACCTCGTCGAGCCCGCCGGAAGCGAGACGTTGTTCACCTGGACGCTTGCGGTTGAACCCAAGCCCGCATTCGCGCTGCCGGTCAAGGTGCTGGCACCCGTACTGAAGGCCGGATTCGGGCGGATCCCGGCAGGCGGCCAGAAGTACTTCGCGACGCACGCCTGA
- a CDS encoding MarR family winged helix-turn-helix transcriptional regulator codes for MTDDGGLNPSQQRAWLSYMRVYHRLEYEMNRHLQAECGMSLGDYTVMNALTNAPRGRAQLTSLAITIGWERSRLSHYLQRTSMRGHVERVPSETDGRATDVVLTDSGWRAFRAAAPKHAAWVKQVFFSDLKRGQEKALADVLSAVYESILRHGTLPRPDIDVRAQR; via the coding sequence GTGACCGACGACGGCGGGCTCAACCCGTCGCAACAGCGAGCCTGGCTGAGCTACATGCGGGTCTACCATCGGCTGGAATACGAGATGAACCGGCATTTGCAGGCCGAGTGCGGGATGTCTCTCGGCGACTACACGGTGATGAATGCTCTGACCAACGCGCCGCGGGGCCGCGCACAGCTCACCAGCCTGGCGATCACCATCGGCTGGGAACGTAGCAGGCTGTCGCACTATCTGCAGCGGACGAGTATGCGCGGTCACGTCGAGCGGGTCCCCTCAGAAACCGACGGCCGAGCTACCGACGTGGTACTCACCGACAGCGGCTGGCGCGCCTTTCGGGCCGCGGCACCCAAGCACGCCGCCTGGGTCAAGCAGGTGTTCTTCTCCGATCTGAAGCGCGGCCAGGAGAAAGCGCTCGCCGACGTCCTGTCGGCGGTCTACGAATCCATCCTGCGCCACGGGACGCTGCCCCGCCCCGACATCGACGTCCGCGCGCAGCGTTAG
- a CDS encoding SDR family oxidoreductase yields MAQLAGKTALVTGGSSGIGLATAQRFAAEGAHVFITGRSQRTLDEAVAAIGDEATGIRSDVSNLDDLDSVVDAISSRGRGLDVVFANAGGGELAALADVTVEQFTNTFNINVGGIVFTVQKVLPLLNSGASIVLTGSTAAYGGNPGMSVYAASKAAIRSLGRTWAAELADKGLRVNTVIPGPVETPGLTGLAPSGQEQALLDAEASRVPMGRVGRPEEIAAAVLFLASDESSFMTGTEVFVDGGERQV; encoded by the coding sequence ATGGCTCAGCTCGCAGGCAAGACGGCGCTCGTTACGGGCGGGAGCTCAGGCATCGGCCTCGCCACGGCGCAGAGGTTCGCCGCCGAGGGCGCGCACGTTTTCATCACCGGCCGCAGTCAGCGCACCCTCGACGAGGCGGTAGCGGCGATCGGCGATGAGGCAACCGGAATCCGCAGCGACGTATCGAATCTCGATGACCTGGACAGCGTCGTCGACGCCATCTCTTCGCGCGGGCGTGGTCTGGATGTGGTGTTCGCCAACGCCGGCGGCGGAGAGCTCGCGGCGCTGGCCGACGTGACGGTCGAGCAGTTCACCAACACCTTCAACATCAATGTCGGCGGCATCGTGTTCACGGTGCAGAAGGTGCTGCCCCTGCTCAATTCAGGCGCGTCGATCGTGTTGACCGGATCGACCGCGGCCTACGGCGGGAATCCCGGCATGAGCGTCTACGCCGCGTCCAAGGCCGCCATCCGATCATTGGGACGTACCTGGGCGGCGGAGCTCGCCGACAAGGGTTTGCGGGTGAACACCGTCATACCGGGCCCCGTGGAGACGCCGGGACTGACTGGGCTGGCTCCGAGCGGCCAGGAGCAGGCACTGCTGGACGCGGAGGCATCGCGAGTGCCGATGGGCCGCGTGGGTCGGCCCGAGGAGATCGCGGCCGCGGTGTTGTTTCTCGCCTCTGACGAGAGCAGCTTCATGACGGGAACCGAGGTGTTCGTCGACGGCGGTGAGAGGCAGGTCTAA
- a CDS encoding amidase has product MTSLADETRWMDATDQAALVASGEVSPSELLEAAIERIERIDPELNAVVIRWFDHAREVAASDLPDGPFRGVPFLIKDLFADYAGQRISNGNVALKEAHVIADADTTLVSRYRAAGLVIAGRTNSPELGSVPTTEPVAWGATYNPWDTTRTPGGSSGGAAAAVASGMVPFAHASDGGGSIRIPAACCGLVGLKPSQGRITLGPVRDESGLAVEHCVSRTVRDTAALLDSTRGPGVGDTVIAPPPTRPYVEEVGTDPGRLRIGILDHHAQGGRVDVEVTAATQAVGRLLESLGHHVEPAWPKALEDETLGSKFGAMWSTNMGMSRLRFEGQLGRPLVDHELEPMNLAQADFAKHFGAIDYALALAGVSQFRRAMQSWWHEGWDLLLTPTLAELPLKLGTIVNDPDNPMAPMRRAGEFVPFTPPFNTSGQPAVSLPLEWTAEGLPVGVQLVAAYGREDVLIRVASQLEQAKPWVDRKPEI; this is encoded by the coding sequence ATGACTTCGCTTGCCGACGAGACCCGGTGGATGGATGCGACCGATCAGGCGGCGCTCGTCGCATCCGGAGAGGTGTCGCCGAGCGAGCTGTTGGAAGCGGCGATCGAGCGCATCGAACGCATCGACCCTGAGCTCAATGCGGTCGTGATCCGCTGGTTCGATCACGCCCGAGAGGTCGCCGCAAGCGATCTCCCCGACGGTCCGTTCCGCGGCGTGCCGTTCCTCATCAAGGACCTGTTCGCCGACTACGCCGGACAACGGATCAGCAACGGCAACGTCGCGTTGAAAGAGGCACACGTCATCGCCGACGCGGACACGACGCTCGTCAGTCGCTACCGCGCGGCGGGCTTGGTCATCGCGGGCCGCACGAACAGCCCGGAGCTGGGCAGCGTGCCGACCACCGAGCCGGTGGCGTGGGGCGCGACGTACAACCCGTGGGACACGACGCGCACGCCCGGCGGATCGAGCGGCGGTGCGGCCGCGGCGGTTGCGTCGGGAATGGTGCCGTTCGCGCATGCCAGCGACGGCGGCGGGTCGATTCGCATTCCCGCGGCGTGCTGCGGACTGGTCGGGCTCAAGCCGAGCCAGGGTCGCATCACGCTCGGACCGGTCCGTGACGAGAGCGGACTTGCGGTCGAACACTGCGTCAGCCGCACCGTGCGCGACACCGCCGCCCTGCTCGACTCGACCCGCGGCCCGGGTGTCGGCGACACCGTGATCGCACCACCGCCTACACGTCCGTACGTCGAGGAGGTTGGCACAGATCCGGGTCGGCTGCGGATCGGCATCCTCGATCACCACGCGCAGGGCGGGCGGGTCGATGTCGAAGTCACCGCCGCGACGCAGGCCGTCGGTCGGCTGCTCGAATCGCTGGGTCACCATGTCGAGCCGGCGTGGCCGAAGGCATTGGAGGACGAGACGCTCGGCTCGAAGTTCGGCGCGATGTGGAGCACAAACATGGGCATGTCGCGGCTGCGGTTCGAAGGACAGCTCGGCCGTCCGCTCGTAGACCACGAGTTGGAGCCGATGAATCTGGCGCAGGCCGATTTCGCGAAACACTTCGGCGCAATCGATTACGCGCTCGCGCTCGCTGGTGTCTCCCAGTTCCGCCGCGCGATGCAGTCGTGGTGGCATGAGGGCTGGGATCTGCTGCTCACGCCGACGCTCGCCGAACTGCCGCTGAAGCTCGGCACGATCGTCAACGATCCCGACAACCCGATGGCACCGATGCGGCGCGCGGGCGAGTTCGTACCGTTCACTCCCCCGTTCAACACGAGCGGCCAGCCGGCGGTCAGCCTCCCGCTCGAGTGGACGGCCGAGGGGCTGCCGGTAGGCGTACAGCTCGTTGCGGCGTATGGGCGCGAGGACGTGCTGATTCGCGTCGCGAGTCAGCTCGAGCAGGCGAAGCCGTGGGTGGATCGGAAACCAGAGATCTGA
- a CDS encoding helix-turn-helix domain-containing protein — protein sequence MRSADEFETVRKLIAAGMNDCAIARLTGIPRPTVRDWRCRPKVRSRFPAGSAECGAGHNFAALPAAPYSYLLGMYLGDGCISRSRRVWRLRIVLDQKYPAIIERCCQAIEMLMPDQRAGIVKSVGCVAVSLYSKHWPCRFPQHGAGKKHKRRIALEPWQQALVDQATEEFVLGLIHSDGCRVIANDRGVASVRYHFSNRSEDIIGLFTAALDKLGIHWTRSTKYIVSIYRKADTARLDEFIGPKTRAVPLEGVHYAA from the coding sequence GTGCGGTCTGCGGACGAATTCGAGACGGTGCGGAAGCTGATCGCGGCGGGCATGAACGATTGCGCCATCGCTCGACTGACCGGCATCCCGCGACCAACGGTGCGCGACTGGCGCTGCCGTCCGAAAGTCCGATCAAGATTTCCGGCCGGCTCCGCGGAGTGCGGCGCCGGCCACAACTTCGCGGCATTGCCCGCAGCGCCATATTCGTATCTGCTCGGCATGTATCTCGGCGACGGTTGCATCTCGCGGAGTCGTCGAGTCTGGCGTCTTCGCATCGTGCTCGACCAGAAGTACCCGGCAATAATCGAACGCTGCTGCCAGGCCATCGAGATGCTCATGCCAGACCAACGAGCAGGCATTGTGAAAAGCGTTGGATGTGTTGCCGTTTCGTTGTACTCAAAGCACTGGCCTTGCCGGTTCCCTCAACACGGAGCTGGCAAGAAGCACAAGCGACGCATCGCCCTCGAACCCTGGCAGCAGGCGCTCGTCGACCAAGCCACCGAAGAGTTCGTCCTCGGACTGATCCACAGCGATGGTTGCCGCGTCATCGCCAACGACCGCGGCGTCGCCAGCGTCCGCTACCACTTCTCGAACCGCTCCGAAGACATCATCGGCCTGTTCACCGCCGCACTCGACAAGCTCGGTATTCACTGGACGCGGTCGACCAAGTACATCGTGTCGATCTACCGAAAGGCCGATACCGCTCGGTTGGACGAGTTCATCGGCCCGAAGACCCGCGCGGTACCGTTGGAAGGTGTCCACTACGCGGCGTAG
- a CDS encoding DUF3817 domain-containing protein codes for MTETTGTPVESIRKALMGYRVTAWITGIWLIALCYEMVMKYGFGVEGLNWIAVVHGWVYFVYLLFTANLAVKVRWPIAKTIGILLAGTIPLVGIIVEQIQTREIKQKHGL; via the coding sequence ATGACGGAGACCACCGGCACCCCCGTTGAAAGCATCCGCAAGGCGCTCATGGGTTACCGCGTCACGGCCTGGATCACCGGCATCTGGCTGATCGCGCTCTGCTACGAGATGGTGATGAAGTACGGCTTCGGCGTGGAGGGCCTGAACTGGATCGCGGTCGTCCACGGCTGGGTGTACTTCGTATACCTGCTCTTCACCGCGAACCTTGCGGTGAAGGTGCGCTGGCCGATCGCCAAGACCATCGGCATCCTGCTGGCGGGCACCATCCCGCTGGTCGGCATCATCGTCGAGCAGATTCAAACCAGAGAGATCAAGCAGAAGCACGGCCTTTAG
- a CDS encoding haloalkane dehalogenase translates to MTDRPGYDFAPNYVDVDGLRMHYVDEGPRAGRPIVCFHGEPSWAYLYRKMVGPLVEAGHRVVVPDYAGFGRSDKPTDRGWYTYDRHTELTSRVLAGLDLSDAIVVVQDWGGAIGLRWAVENADRVGALAIFNTGLFTGRVSKGFMAWRDFAEKNPDLPVGFVIQGATATELPEDVVAAYDAPFPTVESKAGAAQFPLLVPLSEDAPGALVMSAVADELSRWQKPALVAFSDQDPIFPYPKAGQAFCDLIPGATEQVRIEGASHFLQEDRGERLAEEVLKHLT, encoded by the coding sequence TTGACCGACCGGCCGGGCTACGACTTCGCCCCCAACTACGTGGACGTCGACGGCCTGCGCATGCATTACGTCGACGAGGGGCCGCGCGCCGGCAGGCCGATTGTCTGCTTTCACGGGGAGCCGAGCTGGGCATACCTCTATCGCAAGATGGTCGGTCCTCTGGTGGAGGCCGGCCACCGGGTCGTCGTGCCGGACTACGCGGGGTTCGGGCGTTCGGACAAGCCGACCGACCGGGGGTGGTACACCTACGACCGGCATACCGAGCTGACGTCGCGCGTGCTCGCGGGTCTGGATCTCAGCGACGCCATCGTGGTGGTGCAGGACTGGGGTGGCGCGATCGGACTGCGGTGGGCCGTGGAGAACGCCGATCGTGTTGGTGCGCTGGCGATCTTCAACACCGGGTTGTTCACGGGGCGGGTTTCCAAGGGGTTCATGGCGTGGCGCGACTTCGCCGAGAAGAACCCGGATCTGCCGGTCGGCTTCGTGATCCAGGGCGCGACGGCCACGGAGCTTCCCGAGGATGTCGTCGCTGCTTACGATGCACCCTTCCCGACAGTTGAGTCGAAGGCCGGCGCGGCGCAGTTCCCGCTATTGGTGCCGCTTTCCGAAGATGCGCCTGGAGCACTGGTGATGAGTGCTGTCGCCGACGAGCTGTCGCGGTGGCAGAAGCCGGCATTGGTCGCCTTCTCGGATCAGGATCCGATCTTCCCGTATCCCAAAGCGGGGCAAGCATTTTGCGATCTGATTCCCGGCGCTACCGAGCAGGTGAGGATCGAGGGCGCGTCACACTTCCTGCAGGAGGATCGTGGTGAGCGACTGGCCGAAGAGGTGCTCAAGCACCTGACGTGA
- a CDS encoding TetR/AcrR family transcriptional regulator: MPRTSDARGRIVTTAARLFLERSYQAVGVDELCQAADVRKGSFYHYFPSKSELAKAVIDLHAEVFARRLKGSPAATPAQRLHAIPDAIGKIQTALEAQFGRAVGCPFGNFAAELSTTDDDLRKHLAEVLGAMERHLARACHDAADAGVLREGTDPDRLAHALLAQYQGIILLAKLNDSGVEALAPALHDFIDGYLVDAPTAAGTRS; the protein is encoded by the coding sequence ATGCCCCGAACCTCGGACGCCCGTGGGCGCATCGTCACGACGGCCGCACGGCTGTTTCTCGAACGCAGCTACCAAGCTGTCGGGGTCGACGAACTGTGCCAGGCCGCCGATGTGCGGAAAGGCAGCTTCTATCACTACTTCCCATCCAAGTCCGAACTCGCCAAAGCAGTCATCGACCTGCACGCCGAGGTCTTCGCGCGACGTTTGAAAGGCTCCCCCGCCGCGACGCCGGCGCAACGATTGCATGCGATCCCCGACGCGATCGGCAAGATTCAGACCGCGTTGGAAGCTCAGTTCGGGCGGGCGGTCGGCTGCCCGTTCGGGAACTTCGCCGCCGAACTATCGACCACCGACGACGACCTGAGAAAGCATCTCGCCGAGGTGCTTGGCGCGATGGAGCGCCACCTCGCCCGGGCGTGCCACGATGCGGCCGATGCGGGCGTACTGCGCGAGGGCACCGACCCGGATCGGCTCGCGCACGCACTGCTGGCCCAGTACCAGGGAATCATCCTGCTCGCCAAGCTCAACGACTCCGGCGTCGAGGCGCTCGCGCCCGCACTGCACGACTTCATCGACGGCTACCTCGTCGATGCGCCCACTGCTGCCGGCACGCGATCCTGA
- a CDS encoding MFS transporter, translating to MRRLTTPGFGDVGRTRHPAVVVAVLATTGTCMSLMQTLVIPLIPELPKLLNTNASNASWVITATLLVAAVATPVVGRLGDMYGPKRLLIACAILMTVGSLIAASTSAWIPVVIGRALQGFGVPIVPLGISVLRTCVPAHRVGTAMGLMSASLGVGGALGLPLAAIIADHFDWHAVFWFAAMLGAMSGVLFAVLVPRIPAAASSDRLDPLGALGLAAGLVTLLLGISKGGSWGWGSATTLAMFAASMVIFAMFGWWQLRIDSPMVDLRTTIKRPVLMTNVASVAVGFAMFALALIGPQVLELPVATGYGLGLSMVEAGLWLAPGGLAMMVASPVASRIAAARGPRFTLTLGCAIIAGSYLAGLVLLGAAWQLCLFNVLVSVGVGFAYSSLPALINAAVPMSETAAANGINALARALGTSISSAVVGAVLTGLTISIAGQEFPSLTAFRIGLLIAAGMAILAGVLAAMIPLTDADQDRVPAAVGASTR from the coding sequence ATGCGCCGCCTCACTACGCCGGGTTTCGGCGACGTCGGGCGCACTCGTCATCCCGCCGTCGTGGTCGCTGTGCTGGCGACAACCGGGACCTGCATGTCGTTGATGCAGACGTTGGTGATCCCGCTGATTCCCGAGCTGCCGAAGCTGCTCAACACCAACGCGTCCAATGCGTCGTGGGTGATCACGGCGACGCTGCTCGTCGCGGCCGTGGCGACACCGGTGGTCGGCAGGCTCGGCGACATGTACGGCCCCAAACGCCTGCTGATCGCCTGCGCGATCCTGATGACCGTCGGCTCACTGATCGCGGCGTCGACGAGCGCGTGGATACCGGTGGTCATCGGCCGCGCGCTGCAGGGCTTCGGTGTGCCCATCGTCCCGCTCGGAATCAGCGTGCTGCGGACGTGCGTACCCGCCCACCGCGTCGGCACCGCAATGGGATTGATGAGCGCATCGCTCGGCGTGGGTGGGGCACTCGGATTGCCATTGGCGGCGATCATCGCCGATCACTTCGACTGGCACGCGGTGTTCTGGTTCGCGGCGATGTTGGGCGCGATGTCCGGAGTTCTGTTCGCTGTGCTGGTACCGCGAATTCCGGCGGCGGCGTCGTCCGACCGACTCGATCCGCTCGGCGCGCTCGGCCTTGCGGCCGGTCTGGTGACGCTGTTGCTCGGAATATCCAAGGGCGGCAGTTGGGGCTGGGGAAGCGCCACCACGCTCGCAATGTTCGCCGCATCGATGGTCATTTTCGCGATGTTCGGGTGGTGGCAACTGCGCATCGACTCGCCCATGGTCGACCTGCGGACGACGATCAAGCGGCCGGTGCTGATGACGAATGTCGCTTCGGTGGCGGTCGGTTTCGCGATGTTCGCGCTCGCGTTGATCGGCCCGCAGGTACTCGAGTTGCCCGTCGCCACCGGCTACGGGCTGGGGCTCTCCATGGTCGAAGCGGGGCTGTGGCTGGCACCGGGCGGCCTGGCCATGATGGTGGCCTCGCCGGTCGCGTCCAGGATCGCCGCCGCCCGAGGGCCGAGGTTCACGCTGACGCTCGGCTGCGCGATCATCGCCGGTTCGTACCTGGCGGGGTTGGTGTTGCTCGGCGCTGCATGGCAGCTGTGCCTGTTCAACGTTCTCGTCAGTGTCGGCGTGGGGTTCGCCTACTCGTCGTTGCCCGCACTCATCAACGCCGCGGTGCCGATGTCGGAGACGGCCGCAGCGAATGGCATCAATGCGCTGGCGCGCGCGCTGGGAACGTCGATCTCGAGCGCCGTGGTCGGTGCGGTCTTGACGGGGTTGACGATTTCCATTGCGGGTCAGGAGTTTCCGTCGTTGACTGCGTTTCGTATCGGTCTGCTGATCGCAGCGGGAATGGCGATACTCGCGGGCGTCCTCGCGGCGATGATTCCGCTGACCGATGCCGATCAGGATCGCGTGCCGGCAGCAGTGGGCGCATCGACGAGGTAG
- the rdgB gene encoding RdgB/HAM1 family non-canonical purine NTP pyrophosphatase, protein MAEVLVASRNQKKLAELHRVLDAAGVSGLTLLSLEDVDPFDEAPETGATFEENALAKARDAYRATGLASVADDSGLEVAALNGMPGVLSARWSGVAGDAAEKDRANTALLLAQLGDVPDGRRGAAFVSACALVSRAGETVVRGEWPGSIVREPRGDGGFGYDPVFLPSGSDRTAAELSPAEKDAASHRGRALALLVPALRELAG, encoded by the coding sequence GTGGCCGAAGTGCTTGTTGCGAGCCGTAATCAGAAGAAGCTGGCGGAGCTGCACCGCGTCCTCGACGCCGCGGGGGTTTCGGGTTTGACGCTGCTGTCGCTGGAGGATGTCGACCCGTTCGACGAAGCGCCGGAGACGGGCGCGACGTTCGAGGAGAACGCGTTGGCCAAGGCGCGCGACGCATATCGCGCGACGGGGTTGGCATCGGTGGCCGACGATTCGGGACTCGAGGTGGCGGCGCTGAACGGAATGCCGGGTGTGCTGTCCGCGCGGTGGTCGGGCGTGGCCGGCGATGCCGCCGAAAAGGATCGAGCCAATACCGCGCTGTTGTTGGCGCAATTGGGGGATGTGCCGGACGGGCGGCGCGGGGCCGCATTCGTATCGGCGTGTGCATTGGTTTCTCGTGCAGGGGAAACCGTGGTGCGCGGTGAGTGGCCGGGCAGCATTGTGCGGGAACCGCGCGGTGACGGCGGATTCGGCTACGACCCGGTGTTCCTGCCGTCGGGATCGGATCGCACGGCAGCGGAGCTCAGTCCCGCCGAGAAGGATGCGGCGTCGCACCGCGGTCGGGCCTTGGCGCTGTTGGTGCCGGCGCTGCGGGAGTTGGCCGGCTAG
- the mbp1 gene encoding microaggregate-binding protein 1, which translates to MAENNSGPIEAVRGIVSGAIGFTKQVIGLILNQSSLQEEGRAQVEKASHQLDAARAEAEAETARAEAKAQETRQKAAANSK; encoded by the coding sequence ATGGCAGAGAACAACAGCGGTCCCATCGAGGCAGTCCGCGGAATCGTTTCCGGTGCGATCGGCTTCACCAAGCAGGTCATCGGGCTGATCTTGAACCAGAGCAGTCTTCAGGAAGAGGGTCGCGCCCAGGTCGAGAAGGCCTCACATCAGCTCGACGCAGCTCGGGCTGAGGCCGAAGCCGAAACGGCTCGCGCCGAGGCCAAGGCACAGGAGACGCGCCAGAAGGCCGCCGCCAACTCCAAGTAA